One genomic segment of Streptomyces sp. RerS4 includes these proteins:
- a CDS encoding CHAT domain-containing protein: protein MQCSRCGAEIDTGSLLLIRDHEVARTVELFRGELDFLRCAAGCHTTIPAKVFYWASAERSVIFSHQSPEMEAPDEVRAVLRERVAEEWEGEGYVADSPGHFRDLVAALLRLRIKPVLALVTEADDKEFDSRWRELTGAVYSALGVAAAGVLPQMIVDPDDGVAMLAACQARTWQNLCEAWALRARGLPRTFEEDLRTYVDGSTPVSDALSQFSAAVARISRTGAKGEREWFYCARAVEAVLHHRAGLANPAALDWATEYLRLELRVKETWRGRSIAERIRLSEEHLRPTVPAFELGRIIEIEKGQRLAAFYKRPRRVYRRWNEVEERIHQAARRAGHPNLATRLADQVVIEFPQDDFAAALTEMIDEFGVKAIRMARGHISTRLAYQGTDTDFDVVRRSLERKIGPVNTTVLLGEALVSARNPARALRMLERMRDIEPPEDFRRSDLSDVKALALNLTGRTEEALAEIRDQDAWITPNRWLTAFHPFRHKHEIATAVVLRDSGRVDQALVLLEWLWADLRPSRRPYVAVELAPAYFTTGRFGDAVTLLRQALAHALEFSSDITPVVKAQLQYALLRDQRDPEEELWELPNSLLDINKQGQFTVTGAMPYNPVADLYAAMARLEELRRGAAETGTLDDLPRLRTRAAAGDDCFVHLQASRVEALAEEIRGGTPDWEGLARLAAVQYRVDPPVECFVRPAAAAVSADALAKALALVRKADGLVGRAMERFSDFEQAAGVEVAYPGDLREIQGTLLDGAGPGELQRTVEELWRDPARRMLAPGGFADDRTLTAFCDRMGLARTAVLEQVEHGPDRRSLVLTLIEAGRAPVTEVVMPLDNLSPLAARLGTRIANWTPSRPGDPLDVPRWREFTSMLHAVLSERLGATDHVIVIESPQLYRLPWHLALGPSWSCSYAPSWGSLMLRPDVPVVRPAVGTVCAPRFGEAPAVEAALTASLAASRAEAAAAELAFASADREYADAAALVRILESSDLCTLLCHGMVDTGSSSVSLLLAAEERRPPGDSLAAARSGRAHRFDWRSATAVARSPSTIFSAACSSGLNHTRGGQQVGLFSALRHRGLRTLVAPRWDILAEQVLPVLNRCRALVLSGSPPGAALRASCIEAEQSGVPAWIAWSMALEGDW, encoded by the coding sequence GGCGCCTGATGAAGTGCGGGCGGTGCTTCGCGAGCGGGTGGCGGAGGAGTGGGAGGGCGAGGGCTACGTCGCTGACTCGCCCGGCCACTTCAGGGACCTGGTCGCCGCACTGCTGCGGCTCCGGATCAAGCCGGTGCTCGCGTTGGTCACCGAGGCCGACGACAAGGAGTTCGACTCGCGCTGGCGGGAGCTGACCGGGGCGGTGTACTCCGCGCTGGGCGTCGCCGCGGCCGGGGTGCTGCCGCAGATGATTGTCGACCCCGATGACGGCGTCGCCATGCTGGCCGCCTGCCAGGCGCGGACGTGGCAGAACCTCTGCGAGGCGTGGGCGTTGCGGGCGCGCGGGCTGCCAAGGACCTTCGAGGAGGACCTCCGCACGTACGTGGACGGCTCAACACCCGTCAGTGACGCGCTCAGCCAGTTCTCCGCAGCGGTGGCCCGCATCTCGCGGACCGGGGCGAAGGGCGAGCGCGAGTGGTTCTACTGCGCACGCGCCGTCGAAGCCGTCCTCCACCACCGGGCCGGCCTGGCGAACCCGGCAGCCCTCGATTGGGCGACGGAGTACCTGCGCCTGGAACTACGGGTGAAGGAGACCTGGCGCGGCAGGTCGATCGCCGAGCGAATCCGGTTGAGCGAAGAACACCTGCGCCCCACCGTGCCGGCCTTCGAGCTCGGCCGCATCATCGAGATCGAGAAGGGGCAGCGCCTCGCCGCGTTCTACAAGAGGCCGCGCCGGGTGTACAGGCGGTGGAACGAGGTGGAAGAGCGCATTCACCAGGCCGCGCGCCGGGCGGGCCACCCGAACCTCGCGACGCGGCTCGCCGACCAAGTCGTCATCGAGTTCCCCCAGGACGACTTCGCCGCGGCCCTGACGGAAATGATCGACGAATTCGGCGTCAAAGCCATCCGCATGGCCCGTGGCCACATCTCCACTCGACTGGCATACCAAGGCACCGACACGGACTTCGACGTGGTCCGCCGGAGCCTGGAGCGAAAGATCGGCCCAGTGAACACCACGGTGCTCCTGGGCGAGGCACTCGTCTCCGCCAGGAACCCAGCACGTGCCCTGCGCATGCTGGAACGCATGCGGGACATCGAACCGCCGGAGGACTTCCGGCGGTCGGACCTGTCCGATGTCAAAGCGCTCGCACTCAACCTCACCGGCCGCACCGAGGAGGCGCTCGCGGAGATCAGGGACCAGGACGCCTGGATCACGCCCAACCGCTGGCTCACCGCGTTCCACCCGTTCCGGCACAAACACGAGATCGCCACCGCCGTCGTGCTCCGCGACTCCGGCCGGGTCGACCAGGCCCTGGTCCTGCTGGAGTGGCTCTGGGCGGACCTGCGACCGAGCCGTCGTCCGTACGTCGCCGTGGAGCTGGCGCCGGCGTACTTCACCACCGGCCGGTTCGGCGACGCCGTCACGCTGCTCCGGCAGGCCCTGGCACACGCGCTGGAATTTTCCTCGGACATCACGCCCGTAGTCAAAGCACAGCTCCAGTACGCGCTCCTCCGCGATCAGCGGGACCCCGAAGAGGAGCTGTGGGAGCTGCCGAACAGCCTGCTCGACATCAACAAGCAGGGACAGTTCACGGTGACCGGTGCCATGCCGTACAACCCGGTCGCGGACCTCTACGCCGCCATGGCCCGGCTGGAGGAGCTGCGCCGCGGGGCCGCCGAGACCGGAACCCTCGATGACCTGCCGCGCCTCCGTACGCGGGCCGCTGCCGGCGACGACTGCTTCGTCCACCTTCAGGCCAGCCGGGTCGAGGCCCTGGCCGAGGAGATCCGCGGCGGCACCCCGGACTGGGAGGGCCTCGCACGGTTGGCTGCCGTACAGTACCGGGTCGATCCGCCGGTCGAATGCTTCGTGCGGCCAGCGGCCGCCGCCGTCTCAGCCGACGCGCTGGCGAAAGCCCTCGCGCTGGTACGAAAGGCCGACGGGCTCGTCGGCCGGGCGATGGAGAGGTTCTCCGACTTCGAGCAGGCCGCCGGCGTCGAGGTGGCGTACCCCGGCGACCTGCGGGAGATCCAGGGAACTCTGCTGGACGGCGCGGGACCGGGCGAACTACAGCGGACCGTAGAGGAGTTGTGGAGAGATCCGGCCCGGCGCATGCTCGCCCCCGGCGGATTCGCCGACGACCGGACACTCACCGCCTTCTGTGACCGCATGGGCCTTGCCCGCACCGCCGTCCTCGAACAAGTCGAGCACGGACCCGACCGGCGGTCGTTGGTTCTGACGCTGATCGAGGCGGGGCGGGCTCCCGTCACGGAGGTCGTCATGCCGCTGGACAATCTCAGCCCGCTCGCCGCCCGGCTCGGCACCCGCATCGCCAACTGGACCCCGAGCCGTCCCGGTGACCCTCTGGACGTCCCTCGGTGGCGGGAGTTCACCAGCATGCTCCATGCCGTGCTCTCCGAACGGCTCGGCGCCACCGATCACGTCATCGTCATCGAGTCGCCGCAGCTGTACAGGCTGCCGTGGCATCTCGCTCTCGGCCCGTCCTGGTCGTGCTCTTACGCGCCGAGCTGGGGATCGCTCATGCTGCGGCCGGACGTTCCGGTCGTGCGCCCGGCTGTCGGTACGGTGTGCGCCCCCCGCTTCGGCGAGGCCCCGGCCGTCGAGGCTGCCCTGACGGCGTCTCTGGCCGCGAGCCGGGCCGAGGCGGCCGCGGCCGAGCTCGCCTTCGCCTCGGCGGACCGGGAGTACGCGGACGCCGCGGCGCTCGTTCGCATCCTCGAAAGCTCCGACCTCTGCACACTGCTCTGCCACGGCATGGTCGACACCGGCAGCTCGTCGGTGTCGCTCCTGCTCGCGGCTGAGGAACGGCGACCGCCCGGCGACTCCCTGGCCGCCGCCCGGTCCGGCCGCGCTCACCGGTTCGACTGGCGATCCGCGACGGCCGTCGCCCGGTCCCCTTCCACGATCTTCTCCGCAGCGTGTTCAAGCGGGCTCAACCACACCCGAGGCGGCCAGCAGGTAGGCCTGTTCAGCGCGCTCCGCCACCGTGGCCTGCGCACACTGGTCGCGCCACGCTGGGACATCCTCGCCGAGCAGGTACTGCCCGTCCTCAACCGCTGCCGCGCCCTCGTGCTGTCCGGCAGCCCGCCGGGCGCTGCCCTGCGCGCGTCCTGTATTGAAGCGGAACAATCCGGCGTCCCTGCGTGGATTGCCTGGTCGATGGCTCTGGAAGGTGACTGGTAG
- a CDS encoding HIT family protein, with amino-acid sequence MTHCAFCSIAAGTAPAAVVREWDDAIAIRPRSGGVHPEHVLVLPHVHVQDAGENPEVTASVMRRAAELMAEHEHANLITSKGTHGTQTQFHLFLRQFKSVS; translated from the coding sequence ATGACTCACTGCGCCTTCTGTTCCATCGCCGCCGGGACCGCCCCGGCTGCCGTCGTCCGGGAGTGGGACGACGCCATAGCGATCCGCCCCCGCTCCGGCGGGGTTCACCCCGAGCACGTCCTGGTCCTGCCCCACGTCCACGTCCAGGACGCGGGAGAGAACCCCGAGGTGACCGCGAGCGTGATGCGCCGCGCAGCCGAGCTGATGGCCGAACACGAGCACGCGAACCTCATCACGTCCAAGGGCACCCACGGAACGCAGACCCAGTTCCACCTATTCTTGAGGCAGTTCAAATCTGTCTCATGA
- a CDS encoding histidine phosphatase family protein, with protein MLCLVRHAESVENATKYTGFYENPRPWAGPAAHALSRDVVGLTPRGFLQCLWLRQTVRDLTGPAPAVRTSQYRRALDTAALALPGLPYEVTALLNEQHYGAATYMTRQELYATYPEGTEDRQTRKHLWTPPGDGGESLASGVLRRATAFVDGLATASAADVVAFTHHTAILALRAVLECRPVTELVDEARVRKTPNAAVLVYEQVDGQFHARSAAQPDC; from the coding sequence ATGCTCTGCCTTGTTCGCCATGCCGAGTCCGTCGAGAACGCCACCAAGTACACCGGCTTTTACGAGAACCCCCGTCCGTGGGCCGGGCCGGCCGCGCATGCCCTGTCTCGGGACGTTGTCGGCCTGACGCCCCGTGGCTTCCTCCAGTGCCTGTGGCTGCGGCAGACGGTGCGGGACCTGACCGGACCCGCACCGGCGGTCCGTACCTCGCAGTACCGCCGCGCTCTCGACACCGCCGCGCTTGCTCTGCCGGGCCTGCCCTATGAGGTGACCGCCCTCCTCAACGAGCAGCACTACGGCGCGGCCACCTACATGACCAGACAAGAGCTGTATGCCACCTACCCCGAGGGGACGGAAGACCGGCAGACCCGCAAGCACCTGTGGACGCCTCCCGGCGACGGTGGGGAGTCCCTCGCGAGCGGTGTCCTGCGGCGGGCCACGGCGTTCGTCGACGGCCTCGCAACCGCGTCCGCGGCGGATGTCGTGGCGTTCACGCACCACACCGCGATCCTCGCGCTGCGAGCGGTCCTGGAGTGCCGGCCGGTGACGGAACTGGTCGACGAGGCCCGTGTGCGTAAGACACCCAACGCCGCTGTCCTGGTCTACGAACAGGTCGACGGCCAGTTCCACGCCCGCAGTGCTGCCCAACCCGACTGCTGA
- a CDS encoding DUF5713 family protein, with translation MPITNQQVAGRAFLQPMYDDPYFPDRVVDRGKVILLQLCGRIEAKQPSDLETLYALTQAATEEFNLLDREFMAAGSGIETVAREWICDEFCLVASAYGFTDADAEELTAGRDW, from the coding sequence GTGCCCATCACGAACCAGCAGGTAGCAGGACGAGCGTTCCTGCAGCCGATGTACGACGACCCGTACTTCCCTGATCGCGTGGTCGACCGAGGGAAGGTAATCCTGCTGCAGCTGTGCGGGCGTATTGAGGCCAAGCAGCCGTCGGATCTGGAGACCTTGTATGCGCTCACCCAGGCTGCGACCGAGGAGTTCAACCTGCTGGACAGGGAGTTCATGGCGGCAGGGAGCGGGATCGAGACAGTTGCGCGTGAGTGGATCTGTGACGAGTTTTGTCTCGTCGCGTCGGCATACGGGTTCACGGACGCAGATGCGGAGGAGCTGACCGCCGGCCGGGACTGGTGA
- a CDS encoding recombinase, which translates to MLTPNPKMLPRLDELEEDLLARRERAFAEDWRGEIDGIDLTLSFLRSKRQQVARFERHGPVSLGLPTVPPQGKQVKGS; encoded by the coding sequence ATGCTGACGCCCAACCCAAAGATGCTGCCCCGCCTGGACGAGCTGGAGGAGGACCTCCTCGCACGTCGTGAACGGGCCTTCGCGGAGGACTGGCGGGGTGAGATCGATGGCATCGACCTCACCCTCAGCTTCCTGCGGAGCAAGCGACAGCAGGTCGCACGCTTCGAGCGTCACGGGCCTGTGTCGCTGGGGCTTCCTACGGTTCCTCCTCAGGGAAAGCAGGTCAAAGGGTCGTGA